In the genome of Streptomyces sp. P3, the window TCACCCCCCGTGACCAGGATCTTTTCTGGCGCTACGGCCGCGGCCCCGCCATCGACGTCCCGGACCCGCTGGTCCACCGCGCCGTCGAACGGCACGCGGCCGCCGCCCCGTACGCGGTCGCCGCCGAACACCGCGGCACGAACCTGACCTACGGTGAACTCAACCGGTACGCCGACGCCCTCGCCGCCCGGCTGGTCCACGAGGGCGTCCGCCCCGGCGATCACGTCGGCCTCTTCGTCCGCCGCTCGCTGCCGATGCTCGTCGGCCTGCTCGGCATCCTGAAGGCGGGCGCGGCATACGTCCCCCAGGATATCGGCCTCGCACCCTCCGCCCAGCTCGCGCACGTCGTCCGGGCGGCCGCCACCCGCGTCGTGCTCACCCAGCGCGCGCACGCCGCCCGGATCCCGCGCGGCCCCCGCGTCCTCGCCCTCGACGAGCCCCTCCCGCGCGCCCCCGCGCCGCGCCCCCGCATCGACCCCGACGACGGCTGCTACGTCCTGTTCACCTCCGGTACCACCGGCTGCCCCAACGGCGTGAAGGTCACCCACCGCAACGTCGCCAACCTCCTGTGCACGGAACCCGGCGGCCTCGGTATCCGCCCGGGCGACCGGGTGGCCCAACTCCTCAACATCGCCTTCGACATGGCCGCCTGGGAGATCCTCGGCTGCCTCGCCCACGGCGCCACCCTGGTCGTCCGCGGCAAGGACATCGCGGCGGCCGCCCGCACCGCCACCGTCCTCGTCGCCACCCCGACCGTGCTCGCCGGCATCGACCCGGCGGACTGCCCCCGGGTGCGCACGGTGGCCGTCGCCGGCGAGCCCTGCCCGCGCCCGCTCGCCGACGCCTGGGCGGCCCGGGCCGCCTTCCACAACTGCTGCGGCCCCACCGAGACGACCATCGTGAACACGATGAGCCGCCACGCCCCGGCCGCCCCGCTGCTGACCATCGGCCGCCCCACCCCGAACAACACCGTCTACGTCCTCGACGCCGACCGCCGCGCCCTGCCCATCGGCGAGGTCGGCGAGATGTGGGCCGGCGGCGACTGCGTCTCGGCCGGCTACCTCGGCAACGACGAGCTGAACGCGGAGCGCTACGCCCCCGATCCCTTCCTCGGCAGGGGGCACCGGATGTTCCGCACCCGCGACCTCGGCCGCTGGACCCCCGGCGGCGAGCTCGAACACCTCGGCCGTACCGACGACCAGGTCAAGGTGCGCGGGTTCCGGGTGGAGCTGGACTCCGTGTCGTCGGTCCTCGAAGGAGTTCCGGGCTGCACCCGGGCGGTGACCCTGCGGCGCGACGCCCGCAGCCTGGTCTCCTTCGTCTGCCCGGCCGACGTGGACCCCGACGCGGCCCGCCGCGCGGTGGCGGACGCGCTGCCGTACTACTGCGTGCCTGAGGATGTCA includes:
- a CDS encoding amino acid adenylation domain-containing protein; translation: MPLRHLTPRDQDLFWRYGRGPAIDVPDPLVHRAVERHAAAAPYAVAAEHRGTNLTYGELNRYADALAARLVHEGVRPGDHVGLFVRRSLPMLVGLLGILKAGAAYVPQDIGLAPSAQLAHVVRAAATRVVLTQRAHAARIPRGPRVLALDEPLPRAPAPRPRIDPDDGCYVLFTSGTTGCPNGVKVTHRNVANLLCTEPGGLGIRPGDRVAQLLNIAFDMAAWEILGCLAHGATLVVRGKDIAAAARTATVLVATPTVLAGIDPADCPRVRTVAVAGEPCPRPLADAWAARAAFHNCCGPTETTIVNTMSRHAPAAPLLTIGRPTPNNTVYVLDADRRALPIGEVGEMWAGGDCVSAGYLGNDELNAERYAPDPFLGRGHRMFRTRDLGRWTPGGELEHLGRTDDQVKVRGFRVELDSVSSVLEGVPGCTRAVTLRRDARSLVSFVCPADVDPDAARRAVADALPYYCVPEDVMPMTSLPETDRGKIDKPALLKLARERTAVASR